Proteins encoded together in one Juglans regia cultivar Chandler chromosome 9, Walnut 2.0, whole genome shotgun sequence window:
- the LOC108990869 gene encoding protein HOTHEAD-like yields the protein MATLSWRRLFGTAALAGILLFFSGFCASEKAPNYSFMHKATSAPPTSYYDYIIVGGGTAGCPLAATLSHNYSVLLLERGGSPYGNPNITELDLFGAALSDLSPTSPSQRFISKDGVINARARVLGGGSCLNAGFYSRASSHDVREMGWDGRLVNESYQWVERVVAFEPPMQQWQTAVRDGMLEVGVLPDNGFTYDHMYGTKVGGTIFDKDGHRHTSADLLEYANPSGLTVLLHASVHRILFRTRGRPRPKAHGVIFRDASGARHKAYIKKGSNNEIIVSAGALGSPQLLMLSGIGPPDQLKAHKIREVLDLPMVGQGMSDNPMNAIFIPSPVPVEISLIETVGITHFGSYIEAASGANFAGGSPRDFGMFSPKIGQLSTVPPKERTSEALAKAVELMDKLDEAAFRGGFILEKITGPMSTGHLELQTLNPNDNPSVTFNYFKDPLDLQRCVQGLSTIERVIESKAFSKFRYDFLSLPALLNMTASSPINLLPKHENASRSLEQFCKDTVMTIWHYHGGCQMGKVVDHDYKVLGVDALRVIDGSTFNHSPGTNPQATVMMLGRYMGVRILRERLAGRNDSHE from the exons CTCCAAACTACAGCTTCATGCACAAGGCAACCTCAGCCCCACCCACATCCTATTATGACTACATCATTGTAGGCGGAGGTACGGCTGGCTGCCCCTTAGCAGCCACTCTCTCCCACAACTACAGCGTTTTACTCCTCGAACGTGGTGGCTCACCTTATGGCAATCCCAACATCACTGAGTTAGACCTGTTTGGTGCCGCACTCTCTGACCTCTCCCCAACCTCCCCCTCCCAACGCTTCATCTCCAAAGACGGCGTCATCAACGCTCGGGCTCGTGTTTTGGGCGGTGGAAGCTGCTTAAATGCTGGATTCTACTCACGCGCCTCTTCACATGACGTCAG GGAAATGGGATGGGATGGGCGGCTAGTGAATGAATCATATCAATGGGTGGAAAGGGTGGTGGCATTTGAGCCACCAATGCAACAGTGGCAGACGGCGGTTCGAGACGGAATGTTGGAAGTCGGGGTGTTGCCGGACAATGGATTCACGTATGATCATATGTACGGGACTAAAGTTGGGGGCACCATATTTGATAAAGATGGCCATAGACATACGTCTGCCGACTTGCTCGAATATGCTAACCCTAGTGGCCTTACGGTGCTTTTGCATGCTTCTGTGCATAGAATCTTATTTAGAACTCGAG GAAGAccaaggcccaaggcccacGGAGTCATATTTAGAGATGCATCAGGGGCCAGGCACAAAGCCTATATCAAGAAGGGGTCCAATAACGAGATTATTGTATCAGCTGGTGCATTGGGGAGCCCACAGCTACTTATGTTAAGTGGAATAGGGCCTCCAGACCAACTAAAGGCCCACAAGATCAGAGAAGTTTTGGACCTGCCTATGGTTGGCCAAGGCATGTCGGATAATCCCATGAATGCAATCTTCATCCCCTCTCCAGTCCCGGTCGAGATCTCTCTCATTGAAACCGTTGGCATCACCCACTTTGGAAGCTACATTGAAGCAGCCAGCGGTGCCAACTTTGCCGGTGGCTCTCCGAGAGACTTTGGGATGTTCTCTCCTAAG ATTGGGCAGCTCTCCACAGTCCCACCCAAAGAAAGGACCTCAGAAGCCCTAGCCAAAGCAGTGGAACTCATGGACAAACTTGACGAAGCAGCCTTCAGAGGTGGATTCATTCTAGAGAAAATCACGGGTCCAATGTCCACAGGCCATTTGGAGCTCCAGACCCTGAATCCCAATGACAACCCATCTGTCACTTTCAACTACTTCAAAGATCCCCTGGACTTGCAAAGATGTGTCCAAGGCCTTAGCACCATCGAGAGAGTAATCGAGTCAAAGGCTTTCTCCAAGTTCAGATACGACTTTTTATCTTTGCCAGCACTTCTCAACATGACCGCGAGTTCCCCAATAAATTTGTTGCCTAAGCATGAAAATGCTTCAAGGTCCTTGGAACAATTTTGCAAGGATACTGTGATGACCATTTGGCATTATCATGGAGGCTGCCAAATGGGAAAGGTTGTTGATCATGATTACAAAGTTCTTGGAGTTGATGCACTAAGGGTTATCGATGGATCCACGTTTAATCACTCTCCTGGAACTAATCCTCAGGCCACTGTCATGATGCTTGGAAG GTACATGGGTGTAAGGATATTGAGAGAGAGACTAGCTGGCCGGAATGACTCTCATGAgtaa